A stretch of the Poseidonibacter parvus genome encodes the following:
- the infC gene encoding translation initiation factor IF-3, producing the protein MSRDNKKNNVIMNEDIRATEVRCTADDGTNYGIISTRDAQQTADDLGLDLVLIAPDAKPPVAKIMDYGKFKYQQEKKKKEARKNQKVIVVKEIKLSVKIADNDIGYKVKHSREFLEAGHHVKFRVFLRGREMANPQAGIDVLKRVWPMVEDLAVMDKEPKLEGRYVNMMALPKKDENHK; encoded by the coding sequence TTGAGTAGAGACAACAAAAAAAACAATGTAATAATGAATGAAGATATTAGAGCTACAGAAGTTAGATGTACAGCTGATGATGGAACTAATTATGGAATTATTTCAACAAGAGATGCACAACAAACAGCAGATGATTTAGGATTAGATTTAGTTTTAATTGCACCTGATGCAAAACCACCAGTTGCTAAAATCATGGATTATGGTAAATTTAAATACCAACAAGAAAAAAAGAAAAAAGAAGCTAGAAAAAATCAAAAAGTAATTGTTGTTAAAGAAATTAAACTTTCTGTAAAAATTGCTGATAATGATATTGGATATAAAGTAAAACACTCAAGAGAATTCTTAGAAGCTGGACACCACGTTAAGTTTAGAGTTTTCCTAAGAGGTAGAGAAATGGCAAATCCACAAGCAGGTATTGATGTACTTAAAAGAGTATGGCCAATGGTTGAAGATTTAGCTGTAATGGATAAAGAACCAAAACTTGAAGGAAGATATGTAAATATGATGGCTCTTCCTAAAAAAGATGAAAATCACAAATAA
- the thrS gene encoding threonine--tRNA ligase: MEPIGVLKDGQIYDLQTAEALNIEGDIIKQDNSAESLEILRHSCAHMMAQAIKELYPDAKFFVGPVVTEGFYYDFKVDAKITDDDLVTIEKKMKEIANRKLKIERYEATREEIVTKFADDELKQAVLSKITDNTLTMYKQGDFEDLCRGPHLPTTGMIRAFKLTRVAGAYLGGDEENEMITRIYGIAFFDKKELNDYVRMLEEAKKRDHRKLGTELELFTFNEDVGAGLPLWLPNGSRLRSKLEHLLYKAHRVRGYEPVRGPEILKSDMWDISGHNANYGQNMYYTEIDGQQYGMKPMNCVGHIQIFKNDLVSYKDLPKKLFEYGVVHRHEMSGAMHGLFRVREFTQDDAHIFCTPAQVKEVIIDVLEFVDSLMKTFDFEYEMEVSTKPKKAIGDDEFWETTTKGIMEALDEENLPYGIDEGGGAFYGPKIDIKITDAIGRKWQCGTIQVDMNLPSRFNVEYINDEGHKEQPVMIHRAILGSFERFIGILTEHCAGEFPFVIAPTQVIFVPIADTHVEYAKQLQKELLEDEMDSKIFDMNESLNKRIRMAEKQRVPMIVVVGDEEVQNQTIALRNRRTREQSNMSKDEFISMLNEIKKGSRI; the protein is encoded by the coding sequence TTGGAACCAATAGGTGTATTAAAAGACGGTCAAATTTATGATCTTCAAACTGCTGAAGCTTTAAATATCGAAGGTGATATTATAAAGCAAGATAACTCCGCTGAATCTTTAGAGATTCTTAGACACTCATGTGCTCATATGATGGCTCAAGCTATTAAAGAGCTTTATCCTGATGCAAAATTTTTCGTAGGACCAGTTGTTACAGAAGGTTTCTACTATGACTTTAAAGTAGATGCTAAAATCACTGATGATGATTTAGTAACTATTGAAAAGAAAATGAAAGAAATTGCAAACAGAAAATTAAAAATAGAAAGATATGAGGCTACAAGAGAAGAAATTGTTACAAAATTCGCTGATGATGAATTAAAACAAGCTGTACTTTCAAAAATCACAGATAATACTTTAACTATGTATAAACAAGGTGATTTTGAAGACCTTTGTCGTGGCCCACATTTACCAACAACAGGAATGATTAGAGCATTTAAACTTACACGTGTTGCTGGTGCTTATCTTGGTGGTGATGAAGAAAACGAAATGATTACAAGAATTTATGGAATCGCATTCTTTGATAAAAAAGAATTAAATGATTACGTAAGAATGCTTGAAGAAGCAAAGAAAAGAGATCATAGAAAACTAGGAACAGAATTAGAACTATTTACATTCAATGAAGATGTAGGTGCTGGGTTACCATTATGGTTACCAAATGGTTCTAGACTTAGATCAAAGTTAGAGCATCTTTTATATAAAGCGCACAGAGTTAGAGGTTACGAACCAGTTCGTGGTCCAGAAATTTTAAAATCTGATATGTGGGATATATCTGGACATAATGCAAATTATGGTCAAAACATGTATTACACAGAGATTGATGGTCAACAATATGGAATGAAACCTATGAACTGTGTTGGTCATATTCAAATTTTTAAAAATGATTTAGTTTCATATAAAGACTTACCAAAAAAATTATTTGAATATGGTGTTGTACATAGACATGAAATGTCTGGAGCAATGCACGGATTATTTAGAGTTAGAGAATTTACTCAAGATGATGCACATATTTTCTGTACACCTGCACAAGTGAAAGAAGTAATCATTGATGTATTAGAATTTGTTGATTCATTAATGAAAACTTTTGATTTTGAATATGAAATGGAAGTTTCAACAAAACCTAAAAAAGCAATAGGTGATGATGAATTCTGGGAAACTACAACTAAAGGTATTATGGAAGCTTTAGATGAAGAAAACCTACCTTATGGAATTGATGAAGGTGGTGGAGCATTCTATGGACCTAAAATTGATATAAAAATTACAGATGCTATTGGAAGAAAATGGCAATGTGGTACAATACAAGTAGATATGAACTTACCTTCAAGATTTAATGTTGAGTATATCAATGATGAAGGGCATAAAGAACAACCAGTAATGATTCATAGAGCTATTTTAGGTTCATTTGAAAGATTTATTGGAATTTTAACTGAACACTGTGCTGGTGAATTTCCATTTGTTATTGCACCAACTCAAGTTATTTTTGTTCCAATTGCAGATACACATGTTGAATATGCAAAACAGTTACAAAAAGAGTTATTAGAAGATGAAATGGATTCTAAAATCTTTGATATGAACGAAAGTTTAAATAAAAGAATTAGAATGGCAGAAAAACAAAGAGTTCCTATGATTGTTGTTGTTGGTGATGAAGAAGTTCAAAATCAAACAATTGCATTAAGAAATAGAAGAACAAGAGAACAGTCTAACATGAGTAAAGATGAATTTATCTCAATGTTAAATGAAATTAAAAAAGGAAGCAGAATTTGA